One genomic window of Psychrobacillus sp. INOP01 includes the following:
- a CDS encoding Xaa-Pro peptidase family protein, translating into MKLGKLRAALEENGVDALLITNGYSRRYMTGFTGTAGVAIISKNDAVFITDFRYTEQAASQIKDFRIVQHKKTMIEEITTQVTDMGINSLGFEKNDVTYSDFELYKQAVQCDLVPLSGLVEKIRLIKTDEEISIIKAACRIADEAYEHIVTYIKPGMTELEVSNELEFFMRKKGATSSSFDTIVASGTRSALPHGVASNKVIENGDFVTLDFGALYNGYISDTTRTLAVGEPSDQLKEIYQVVLDSQLLALEKVKPGMTGKEADAIARDYIASKGYGEAFGHSLGHGIGLEVHEGPGLSFRSDIVLEPGMVITIEPGIYLPNIGGVRIEDDALVTENGLEKLTHSTKELLILA; encoded by the coding sequence ATGAAATTAGGTAAATTACGTGCAGCACTTGAAGAAAACGGAGTCGACGCTTTATTAATAACGAATGGTTATAGCCGCCGATATATGACTGGATTTACTGGTACAGCTGGTGTAGCAATCATTTCTAAAAATGATGCGGTATTTATTACGGATTTCCGTTACACGGAGCAAGCAGCAAGTCAGATTAAGGATTTCCGTATTGTACAACATAAAAAAACAATGATCGAAGAAATTACTACTCAAGTTACAGATATGGGGATAAATTCTTTAGGATTTGAAAAAAATGATGTTACGTATAGCGACTTTGAACTATATAAACAAGCGGTACAATGCGATTTAGTGCCACTTTCAGGTCTTGTTGAAAAAATTCGCTTGATTAAGACGGACGAAGAGATTAGTATAATAAAGGCAGCTTGTCGTATTGCTGATGAAGCATATGAACATATCGTAACTTACATAAAACCTGGTATGACCGAGCTTGAAGTATCCAATGAATTAGAATTTTTTATGCGTAAAAAAGGAGCAACTTCCTCTTCGTTTGATACAATAGTGGCTTCTGGAACACGTTCAGCACTTCCACACGGGGTTGCTTCGAATAAGGTCATTGAAAATGGAGATTTTGTCACATTAGATTTCGGTGCATTATACAATGGGTATATTTCTGATACTACACGTACGTTGGCTGTTGGGGAACCAAGTGATCAATTGAAAGAAATTTATCAAGTAGTCCTCGACTCTCAACTATTGGCTTTAGAAAAAGTTAAACCTGGAATGACTGGAAAAGAAGCAGACGCTATTGCTAGGGATTATATAGCTTCAAAAGGTTACGGTGAAGCATTTGGTCACTCATTGGGTCATGGGATAGGGTTAGAAGTACACGAGGGTCCAGGATTATCATTCCGATCTGATATCGTTTTAGAGCCGGGTATGGTAATTACAATTGAACCTGGTATTTACTTGCCTAATATTGGTGGAGTGCGAATCGAAGATGATGCTCTTGTTACAGAGAATGGTTTAGAAAAGCTAACGCATTCGACAAAAGAGTTACTAATTTTAGCTTAA
- a CDS encoding rhodanese-like domain-containing protein, producing the protein MLELLYFVIAILVVLLVYAGISAYRLKKAVTNLTQEQFIEGYRKAQLIDVREPKEFDGGHILGARNIPSSQLRQRFKEIRPDKPVYLYCQSGARSSRAAMFLKKKGYTQLNQLQGGFKTWSGKVKSK; encoded by the coding sequence GTGTTAGAATTATTGTATTTTGTCATCGCTATACTTGTTGTCCTTTTAGTCTATGCTGGAATCTCAGCATATCGTTTAAAGAAAGCCGTAACTAACCTTACGCAAGAGCAATTCATCGAGGGTTATCGTAAAGCACAGCTCATTGATGTACGTGAACCGAAAGAATTTGATGGTGGACATATTTTGGGAGCAAGAAATATCCCCTCTTCTCAACTTCGTCAACGCTTCAAAGAAATTCGTCCAGACAAACCAGTATACTTATATTGTCAAAGTGGCGCAAGAAGTTCTCGTGCAGCGATGTTTTTAAAGAAAAAAGGTTATACACAACTGAACCAACTCCAAGGTGGTTTTAAAACTTGGTCTGGTAAAGTCAAATCTAAGTAA
- a CDS encoding vitamin B12-dependent ribonucleotide reductase: MVTTKNETKLTLNVEALNKDIQLFPQVHPITQDMTLTHKGVSRLVMIDRYSFKDTEKKTLKAGDFVVLTVKEDPKFPARGLGYIVSINEQAKTAEVQIEEDYRSAIDDAVKIETGIITRPLSVIEKPLEVYYEQIAKRNATGLASVEKTEEKRGEWFEKFYQQLVSLKFIPAGRVLYGAGTGTDVTYFNCYVMPFVADSREGISDHRKQVMEIMSRGGGVGTNGSTLRPRNTLARGVNGKSSGSVSWLDDIAKLTHLVEQGGSRRGAQMIMLADWHPDIAEFIISKMQNPRILRFLIENTNDETIKQLAKDKLKFKPLTIQEEAMYQGITNYKTIPGLGGFNDEIIRDAETKLRDGGTYSVHNSEFLTGANISVTLTDDFMKAVEEDGDFDLRFPATEAYSPEEMDFYNENWHKIGDVREWERMGYEVRTYRTVKAKELWNLINICATYSAEPGVFFIDNANEKTNATAYGQKVVATNPCGEQPLAPYSVCNLAAVNLAQFANKETKTVDYEALKETVRVGVRMQDNVIDATPYFLEENKIQALGERRVGLGVMGLADLLIYCEKEYGSDEGNVLVDEIFKTIAIAAYETSAGLAVERGSFPFLTGETEEETKRLRKAFTETGFMESMPEEIRQSILENGIRNSHLLTVAPTGSTGTMVGVSTGLEPYYSFTYYRSGRLGKFIEVKADIVQEYLERNETAEEENLPNWFVTAMELAPEAHADVQCIIQRWIDSSISKTVNAPRGYTVEQVEGVYERLYRGGAKGGTVYVDGSRDSQVLTLKAEENTLEDHPKEERVEKRHVVLIDTIQDLRSTNVTIGSEVGNTCPVCRKGTVEEMGGCNTCTNCNAQLKCGL; this comes from the coding sequence ATGGTAACAACCAAAAATGAAACCAAACTTACTTTAAATGTCGAAGCATTAAACAAAGATATTCAACTATTTCCACAAGTACACCCCATTACACAAGATATGACACTTACACATAAAGGTGTGTCAAGACTTGTCATGATTGATCGCTACTCCTTTAAGGATACAGAAAAGAAAACGTTAAAAGCAGGGGATTTTGTCGTTTTAACAGTGAAAGAAGATCCTAAATTCCCAGCTCGTGGTCTAGGCTATATCGTTTCTATTAACGAACAAGCAAAAACAGCTGAGGTGCAGATCGAAGAAGATTACCGAAGTGCGATTGACGATGCGGTTAAAATCGAGACTGGAATTATTACTCGTCCTTTAAGTGTTATTGAAAAGCCTCTTGAAGTTTATTACGAGCAAATTGCAAAAAGAAATGCAACTGGACTTGCATCAGTAGAAAAAACAGAAGAAAAACGTGGGGAATGGTTTGAGAAATTCTACCAACAACTAGTTTCTTTGAAATTCATCCCGGCTGGACGAGTACTATATGGTGCTGGAACAGGAACAGATGTAACCTATTTTAACTGTTATGTAATGCCATTCGTTGCAGATTCTCGTGAGGGGATCAGTGACCACCGTAAGCAAGTAATGGAAATTATGAGCCGTGGCGGTGGAGTTGGTACAAACGGTTCTACTCTAAGACCAAGAAATACCTTAGCTCGCGGAGTGAACGGAAAATCATCTGGTTCTGTTTCATGGTTAGATGATATTGCTAAACTTACTCATCTTGTAGAGCAAGGGGGATCACGCAGAGGCGCACAAATGATCATGCTAGCAGATTGGCACCCTGATATTGCAGAGTTTATTATTTCGAAAATGCAAAATCCGCGTATTTTACGTTTCTTGATTGAAAATACGAATGATGAAACGATTAAACAACTTGCGAAGGACAAGCTTAAATTCAAACCTCTTACTATCCAAGAAGAAGCCATGTATCAAGGTATTACTAATTATAAAACGATACCAGGTCTAGGTGGGTTTAATGATGAGATAATACGTGATGCGGAAACCAAATTACGTGATGGCGGAACTTATTCTGTGCATAACTCTGAGTTTTTGACTGGTGCAAACATCTCCGTCACGCTTACTGATGATTTTATGAAGGCAGTGGAAGAAGACGGCGACTTTGACTTGCGATTCCCAGCAACTGAAGCTTATTCACCGGAAGAGATGGATTTCTACAATGAAAATTGGCATAAAATCGGCGATGTTCGCGAGTGGGAAAGAATGGGATACGAAGTTCGTACCTATCGCACTGTAAAAGCGAAAGAGCTTTGGAACTTGATTAATATTTGTGCTACTTATTCAGCAGAACCAGGTGTTTTCTTCATCGATAATGCAAATGAAAAAACAAATGCAACAGCGTACGGACAAAAAGTTGTCGCAACTAATCCTTGTGGCGAACAACCACTTGCACCTTATTCTGTATGTAACTTGGCTGCTGTGAACTTAGCGCAATTTGCAAATAAAGAAACAAAAACAGTTGATTATGAAGCGTTAAAAGAAACAGTTCGTGTGGGTGTACGTATGCAAGATAACGTTATCGATGCAACTCCATATTTCTTAGAAGAAAATAAAATACAAGCACTAGGAGAAAGACGTGTAGGTTTAGGTGTTATGGGTCTTGCCGACTTGTTAATCTATTGTGAAAAAGAGTATGGTTCTGATGAAGGTAATGTTTTAGTGGACGAAATCTTTAAAACAATTGCAATTGCTGCATATGAAACATCTGCTGGACTTGCCGTTGAGCGTGGAAGCTTCCCATTCCTAACTGGTGAAACAGAAGAGGAAACAAAACGCTTACGTAAAGCATTTACGGAAACTGGATTTATGGAATCTATGCCGGAAGAAATTCGACAATCTATTTTAGAAAATGGTATTCGGAATTCTCATTTGTTAACTGTAGCACCTACCGGGTCTACTGGAACAATGGTTGGCGTTTCTACTGGACTTGAGCCGTATTATTCATTCACTTATTATAGAAGTGGGCGTTTAGGTAAATTCATCGAAGTAAAAGCAGACATTGTACAAGAATATTTAGAGCGTAATGAAACAGCTGAGGAAGAAAATCTTCCGAATTGGTTCGTTACTGCTATGGAGCTTGCTCCAGAAGCACATGCAGATGTGCAATGTATAATTCAGCGCTGGATCGACAGTTCTATTTCTAAAACGGTCAACGCGCCACGTGGATATACGGTTGAACAGGTAGAAGGCGTGTACGAGCGTTTATATCGCGGTGGAGCTAAGGGTGGTACTGTGTATGTCGATGGAAGTCGTGACTCGCAAGTATTAACGTTAAAAGCCGAGGAAAATACATTAGAAGATCATCCGAAAGAAGAAAGAGTAGAAAAAAGACATGTGGTTTTAATAGATACAATTCAAGACTTACGTTCAACTAATGTAACAATTGGTTCTGAAGTTGGTAATACATGTCCTGTTTGTCGTAAAGGTACTGTTGAAGAAATGGGTGGATGTAATACATGCACCAATTGTAATGCCCAACTAAAATGTGGGTTGTAA
- a CDS encoding DinB family protein, with product MQKILGKDEFAPYYQRYVELVPEGDFHNLLVEGIDKTSNLVSQIPEGQGMFRYADNKWTIKELLGHMADTERIMAHRLLSVVRGDAVSLPGFDEETYVQAASFNEQSINDLLQNLQAVRKSTIHLVKSIDADSLLKSGTANNSNVTARAIIVIILGHELHHCNILKERYLSTEQ from the coding sequence ATGCAAAAAATACTAGGAAAAGATGAGTTTGCGCCATATTATCAAAGATATGTTGAATTAGTTCCTGAAGGGGATTTTCATAATCTTTTGGTGGAGGGAATTGATAAAACTAGTAACTTGGTTTCCCAGATACCTGAAGGGCAGGGAATGTTCCGTTATGCCGATAATAAATGGACTATTAAAGAATTGCTTGGCCATATGGCAGACACAGAACGAATAATGGCTCATAGACTATTATCAGTTGTACGAGGAGATGCAGTTTCACTCCCTGGTTTTGACGAAGAAACATATGTACAAGCAGCCTCATTTAATGAGCAATCGATAAATGATTTACTACAAAACCTACAAGCTGTTCGTAAATCGACTATCCATCTTGTAAAGAGCATAGATGCTGACAGCTTGCTAAAAAGTGGAACCGCGAATAATAGTAATGTAACTGCCCGAGCAATTATTGTGATAATCCTTGGTCATGAGCTACATCATTGTAATATTTTGAAGGAACGTTATTTATCAACTGAACAATAA
- a CDS encoding DUF2809 domain-containing protein, giving the protein MIAILFSIGLGLASRYINALPNFIVIHAGDTLWAIMIYFLFRFIFVHKSQDTAFCLSFIFCFFIEFSQLYQADWINTIRDTLLGALILGKGFLGVDLIRYTIGIVIAYVMDKWFSFLNKRVKHGKP; this is encoded by the coding sequence GTGATCGCTATTTTGTTTTCCATTGGTCTTGGATTAGCTAGTAGATATATTAATGCACTGCCTAATTTTATCGTGATTCATGCTGGCGATACACTTTGGGCAATCATGATATATTTTCTTTTTCGGTTTATCTTTGTGCATAAAAGTCAGGATACGGCGTTTTGTCTAAGCTTTATTTTTTGTTTTTTTATTGAGTTTAGTCAGCTCTATCAAGCAGATTGGATAAATACAATTCGCGATACTTTGCTAGGTGCTCTTATACTCGGCAAAGGTTTTCTTGGAGTAGATTTAATACGGTACACTATTGGTATTGTTATAGCCTATGTGATGGATAAATGGTTTTCTTTCTTAAATAAGAGGGTTAAACATGGAAAACCATAA
- a CDS encoding biotin/lipoate A/B protein ligase family protein yields the protein MEKEKWYFINSGPCSPSYNMAMDEALLDWHSEGLIPPVIRFYEWNPATLSIGYFQTVEKEIDMEAVQRLGLGFVRRPTGGRGVLHEHELTYSVIVTESYPSMPATVTEAYRVISEGLLLGFQNLGLNAYFSVPNTDEQKENLKKPKSAVCFDAPSWYELVVEGKKVAGSAQTRQKGVILQHGAILLDLDEDKLIQTFKFSSDEVRNKVRKGLSQKAVSINKIISKPITIEECKAAFKKGFADALEIELVEYKLTEEQQNYVKELETTRYDNDEWNFKK from the coding sequence ATGGAAAAAGAAAAATGGTACTTCATAAATTCTGGACCCTGTAGTCCATCTTATAATATGGCAATGGACGAAGCATTACTTGATTGGCATAGTGAGGGTCTTATTCCACCGGTTATTAGATTTTACGAATGGAATCCAGCTACATTATCAATTGGTTATTTTCAAACGGTTGAAAAAGAGATTGATATGGAAGCTGTGCAAAGATTAGGACTTGGTTTTGTGCGTAGACCTACCGGGGGAAGAGGGGTACTTCATGAACATGAACTTACATACAGTGTGATTGTTACAGAGAGCTACCCGAGTATGCCTGCAACTGTTACAGAAGCTTATCGTGTTATTAGTGAGGGTTTACTCTTAGGATTTCAAAATCTTGGTTTAAATGCTTATTTTTCTGTTCCCAATACAGATGAACAAAAAGAAAATTTAAAAAAACCAAAATCTGCAGTATGTTTTGATGCACCGAGCTGGTACGAACTAGTTGTAGAAGGAAAAAAAGTTGCTGGTAGTGCGCAAACAAGACAAAAAGGTGTTATTCTACAACATGGTGCAATTTTACTTGACCTCGATGAAGATAAATTAATACAGACGTTTAAATTTTCTTCTGACGAGGTAAGAAATAAAGTGAGAAAAGGCCTATCTCAAAAAGCTGTCTCCATTAACAAAATAATATCAAAACCGATAACGATTGAAGAATGTAAAGCTGCCTTTAAAAAAGGATTTGCAGATGCATTGGAGATTGAGTTGGTAGAATATAAATTAACGGAAGAACAGCAAAATTACGTAAAAGAATTAGAGACGACAAGATATGACAATGATGAATGGAATTTTAAAAAATAA
- a CDS encoding ATP-binding protein, whose product MQKHILFAHTEDFRMTHPHYEDFAIVSRRIITLLNEHTSERWQSIDIGESILQLDGNLLEMMEKDLLHYEVLCSIFETKSQRKISSKSQLSFENKLEVLETFDNNLIFFPQYNVALTLAFNYSGGNTWPEYQFFSTSVEQALDFLREINEKLRQLLMQSVTYLVDTENGVQRRNYGEQAAVSRDDVLLAESIKQDIFRSIDEFFKQDGHFFKEYGLPYKRGILLYGAPGNGKTTLVKSITGSTKAPVVYWQITEFTGSHSIQEVFGIVTRLAPAILVIEDIDSMPEYTRSVFLNTLDGAQSREGLFIIGTTNYPQKIDPALINRAGRFDRAYEIPSPPEKVRQNYLHKLDIKGIFSDEQVKEMAKLSKGLSMSQLNELYMSIALNWHYDGKLDYEKRIEELTKQNNRTNKNKWENDENSIGFNY is encoded by the coding sequence ATGCAAAAACATATTTTATTTGCTCATACAGAAGATTTTAGAATGACTCACCCGCATTATGAGGATTTTGCTATTGTTTCTAGACGAATTATTACTTTATTGAACGAACATACAAGTGAAAGATGGCAATCTATCGATATTGGTGAATCCATCCTTCAACTGGATGGGAATTTGTTAGAAATGATGGAAAAAGACTTGCTTCATTACGAAGTGTTATGTTCCATATTCGAGACAAAGTCTCAGAGGAAAATTTCCAGTAAGTCTCAATTATCCTTTGAAAATAAATTAGAGGTTTTGGAAACCTTTGACAACAACCTTATTTTCTTTCCACAGTATAATGTGGCATTAACTCTTGCATTCAACTATTCTGGTGGAAATACATGGCCAGAATATCAATTTTTTTCAACATCTGTAGAACAGGCGTTAGATTTCTTACGGGAAATTAACGAAAAGCTACGACAATTGTTAATGCAGTCCGTTACTTATCTTGTTGATACGGAAAATGGTGTCCAACGGAGAAATTATGGAGAGCAAGCTGCTGTGAGTAGAGATGATGTGCTGCTAGCAGAGAGTATTAAGCAGGATATTTTTCGTTCGATTGATGAATTTTTTAAACAAGATGGGCATTTTTTCAAAGAATACGGACTTCCCTACAAACGTGGAATCTTGCTTTATGGCGCACCGGGCAACGGGAAGACTACTTTAGTTAAATCTATTACAGGATCCACGAAAGCTCCGGTTGTCTACTGGCAGATTACGGAGTTTACTGGTAGTCATTCCATCCAAGAGGTATTTGGTATTGTTACGAGGCTAGCACCTGCAATTTTAGTTATTGAGGATATAGACTCCATGCCAGAATATACTCGCTCGGTCTTTTTAAACACCCTGGACGGTGCCCAATCCAGAGAAGGACTATTCATCATAGGGACAACAAACTACCCTCAAAAAATAGATCCTGCACTCATTAATCGCGCGGGTCGTTTTGATCGAGCATATGAAATTCCTTCTCCACCTGAAAAAGTACGACAAAATTATTTACATAAACTCGATATCAAAGGAATTTTCTCTGATGAACAAGTGAAAGAGATGGCCAAGCTCTCTAAAGGGCTTTCTATGTCCCAATTAAACGAATTGTATATGTCCATTGCACTGAACTGGCACTATGATGGCAAGTTAGACTACGAGAAGCGAATCGAAGAATTAACGAAGCAAAATAACCGAACGAATAAAAACAAATGGGAAAACGATGAAAATTCAATTGGGTTTAACTACTAA